A genomic segment from Novipirellula artificiosorum encodes:
- a CDS encoding efflux RND transporter permease subunit, with product MIPFIAWQLVTRWRIVASVVILITAVAGMGMAKLSFDVSPNAIFSSDNRVSRELDELYRDFGHDDNDVVVILEAENLFTVEHLQQIRQLRNDLAEIDGISQAASVFDLRRRGSVFAPLIPPYMLPNADLDQLRRSVMRHPIAANQLVSDDGRMMMLWLHVEGDSLPLSKVIGVVDPVRNCTKQFEKSTGIDVLLAGHLTVRAETLVTLQQSMTKGSLLSTLIAAAVAFLLFRGLVPIVLCCVGPVIGVCWTLGMMGWTGQQIGGLGTVLPTLVIVIGVANSVHLLLETNRQLHRGRCPTSATFQALVRVGPACLLTSLTTVIGFGSLVLSETYSVKQFGCCAALGSALALLAVVFLLPVLMQFVNSAELERHHSTTVHHFSVWMNRLADFPIRHAWLIAIPSIAVCLLLLWPAFQQRPDIIWTETLANDSDATVAMAHADQSMGGALRAYVVVGWPQDASFADSETIAVTKEVHQAIAQTEGLRGEFSVLNLLASLPGKSIESRYRLFQRQPPSQQHRLVSESSRRLVVSTLVPNDGAAALGDRIVRLESSLAQIARKYPGYSLHVSGTVVAAARNMRAFIGDLGKSLAAAGIFIFFILAFAFRSLRIGLITTVPNAFPLLVTAAGLVLLGYPLQITSALTFSLCLGLAVDDTIHVITRFEQFQKQPGIECEQAVRETVAHVGPALVITTGILISGFAAMLVSPMPGIQMFSVLSCLIMATAFLGDMIVLPALLVLFAKRSPSLDTVRADQTPTK from the coding sequence ATGATTCCATTCATAGCGTGGCAACTTGTCACGCGATGGCGAATCGTCGCATCGGTTGTCATCTTGATCACGGCTGTCGCTGGGATGGGCATGGCGAAACTGTCGTTCGACGTTTCACCCAATGCAATCTTCTCGTCCGACAACCGCGTGTCTCGAGAATTGGACGAGTTGTATCGTGACTTTGGTCATGACGACAACGACGTGGTTGTGATTCTCGAGGCCGAAAATCTGTTCACCGTCGAGCATTTGCAGCAAATTCGACAACTTCGAAACGACCTCGCCGAAATCGACGGCATCAGTCAGGCTGCCAGCGTTTTTGACCTGCGCCGGCGAGGCTCTGTCTTCGCACCCCTTATCCCTCCGTACATGCTGCCCAATGCTGACCTGGATCAGCTACGAAGGAGTGTGATGCGACATCCGATTGCGGCAAATCAACTGGTATCGGACGATGGTCGCATGATGATGCTCTGGCTTCACGTCGAGGGAGATTCGTTGCCGCTCTCAAAAGTGATCGGCGTGGTGGATCCGGTTCGCAATTGCACAAAGCAGTTTGAGAAATCGACGGGAATCGATGTGTTACTGGCGGGGCATTTGACGGTTCGGGCCGAGACGTTGGTGACGTTGCAGCAATCGATGACGAAGGGCAGCTTGCTATCAACGCTCATTGCGGCCGCAGTTGCTTTCTTGCTGTTTCGTGGCTTGGTTCCAATCGTCCTTTGCTGCGTTGGTCCGGTTATCGGTGTCTGCTGGACGCTAGGAATGATGGGATGGACAGGTCAGCAGATTGGTGGGTTGGGCACCGTTTTGCCAACCTTGGTCATCGTGATCGGGGTCGCCAACTCGGTGCATCTACTGTTGGAGACGAATCGCCAGTTGCATCGCGGGCGATGCCCAACGAGCGCGACGTTTCAAGCACTCGTGCGAGTCGGCCCCGCCTGTCTATTAACATCATTGACCACAGTGATTGGCTTTGGATCACTTGTCTTGTCGGAAACCTACAGCGTGAAGCAGTTTGGATGTTGCGCCGCGTTAGGATCGGCTCTTGCCCTATTGGCAGTGGTCTTTTTACTCCCAGTATTGATGCAATTCGTGAACTCGGCTGAACTTGAGCGACATCATTCAACGACGGTTCACCACTTTTCCGTGTGGATGAATCGCTTGGCCGATTTTCCAATCCGACATGCTTGGTTGATTGCGATTCCAAGTATTGCCGTTTGCCTGTTGCTACTATGGCCAGCGTTTCAACAACGACCTGACATTATCTGGACCGAAACGCTCGCCAACGACTCGGATGCAACGGTTGCCATGGCACACGCAGACCAATCCATGGGTGGTGCCTTGCGTGCATACGTGGTGGTTGGTTGGCCTCAGGATGCCAGCTTTGCAGATTCGGAAACAATCGCGGTCACCAAGGAAGTTCATCAAGCGATCGCGCAAACCGAAGGGCTTCGGGGCGAATTTTCGGTTTTAAATCTTCTCGCTTCCTTGCCCGGCAAGAGTATCGAATCACGATATCGATTGTTCCAGCGACAACCCCCGTCTCAGCAGCATCGACTCGTAAGCGAATCAAGTCGTCGATTGGTCGTGAGTACATTGGTGCCCAATGATGGCGCCGCAGCGCTGGGTGACCGTATCGTTCGCTTGGAATCGTCTCTTGCACAGATTGCTCGGAAATATCCTGGTTATTCGCTTCATGTCTCAGGTACGGTGGTCGCAGCTGCTCGAAACATGCGTGCTTTCATTGGCGATTTAGGGAAAAGTCTCGCTGCCGCAGGGATTTTCATTTTCTTTATCTTGGCTTTCGCCTTTCGTTCTCTGCGAATCGGGTTGATCACCACCGTTCCCAATGCCTTTCCATTGCTGGTAACGGCGGCGGGCTTGGTGCTGTTGGGCTACCCACTTCAAATCACATCGGCACTGACCTTTTCGCTATGTTTGGGGTTGGCGGTCGACGATACCATTCACGTGATCACTCGATTCGAGCAATTTCAAAAACAGCCGGGAATCGAATGTGAGCAGGCCGTTCGTGAGACGGTTGCTCATGTTGGCCCAGCGTTGGTGATCACCACGGGGATTCTGATCAGTGGTTTTGCTGCGATGCTCGTCAGCCCAATGCCTGGAATCCAAATGTTCTCCGTTCTGAGTTGCCTCATCATGGCAACCGCATTTCTCGGGGATATGATCGTCTTGCCCGCGCTCTTAGTGTTGTTTGCCAAACGCTCCCCATCACTCGACACCGTACGTGCCGACCAAACACCAACGAAGTGA